From Enterococcus mediterraneensis, the proteins below share one genomic window:
- a CDS encoding IS3 family transposase has protein sequence MGLDLIRHIFEYQAIKELHNLKNYSIKLMCDFLHVSRSAYYRWLKQPKSAQTIFNEHLADLVRYIYEADNDKGYRRIRDDLVQDFGLHVNDKRVLRICRSLQIKSTVKHHPNGITKASSNPYHIAKNYLNRNFHADKPNEKWLTDVSEFKYTLGNQVKKIYLSAILDLADRRIVSFIISDRNDNKLVFDTFDEAIRLEPEAHPLFHSDRGFQYTSKNMRTKIKNQGMKQSMSRVAHCIDNGPMEGFWGTLKREKYYRRKFTRREDLVSMIEDYINYYNNGRYQRCLKSKTPLQVHQQLLMVA, from the coding sequence GTGGGACTAGACCTCATCCGTCATATCTTTGAATACCAAGCAATTAAGGAACTTCATAATCTCAAAAATTATTCGATAAAATTAATGTGTGATTTTTTACACGTCTCCAGATCAGCGTATTACCGTTGGTTAAAGCAACCAAAATCAGCTCAAACTATCTTTAACGAGCACCTGGCAGACCTAGTAAGATATATCTATGAAGCAGATAACGACAAGGGGTATCGGAGAATCCGCGACGATTTGGTTCAAGACTTTGGTTTGCACGTCAATGACAAAAGAGTATTGCGGATTTGTCGTAGTCTTCAAATTAAATCTACCGTCAAACACCATCCAAACGGAATTACTAAAGCTTCCAGTAATCCTTATCATATTGCCAAGAACTATCTAAATAGAAATTTCCATGCAGATAAACCAAATGAAAAATGGCTAACTGATGTCAGTGAATTCAAGTACACTCTAGGAAACCAAGTAAAGAAAATTTACCTTAGTGCCATTCTAGACTTAGCAGATCGGCGTATTGTCTCTTTCATCATTAGCGATAGAAATGATAATAAGTTGGTTTTTGATACCTTTGACGAAGCGATTCGACTTGAGCCTGAGGCTCATCCGCTATTCCATAGCGATCGAGGGTTTCAGTACACCAGTAAAAACATGAGAACTAAAATCAAAAATCAAGGGATGAAACAAAGCATGTCTCGTGTTGCCCATTGTATTGATAATGGACCAATGGAAGGATTCTGGGGAACATTGAAACGTGAAAAATACTATCGTCGTAAATTTACAAGACGCGAAGATCTCGTATCGATGATCGAAGATTACATCAACTACTATAACAATGGTCGTTATCAACGATGCTTGAAATCCAAAACTCCATTACAAGTTCACCAACAGCTTTTAATGGTAGCTTAA
- a CDS encoding HI_0552 family protein, translated as MEFNKQDFELFQREVFSFKQLKQNCSEEEIEQLKQSYKTVWDKWKAINTASYSLLPTNDLAKPKVESWTNGWNLRNHFWCALRSTSRKEQAACLAVLLNKKNLQIYLMYQHYKSDERYLSKKEYNNLLDRLPEWSLTVDPANYVIWSNEESELAEHLPLADYLENPEIQAAFRQQIGATTFQLGVQLPAGDIIDAEKKIAAFLAELDGLYQKL; from the coding sequence ATGGAATTTAATAAACAAGATTTTGAGTTGTTTCAGCGGGAAGTATTTTCTTTCAAACAACTTAAACAAAATTGCAGCGAAGAAGAAATCGAACAATTAAAACAGTCCTACAAAACGGTTTGGGATAAATGGAAAGCGATCAATACAGCGAGTTACAGCTTATTGCCGACAAATGATTTGGCAAAACCAAAAGTAGAAAGCTGGACCAATGGCTGGAACCTGCGTAATCACTTTTGGTGTGCCTTGCGCAGTACGTCCCGCAAAGAACAAGCCGCCTGTCTCGCCGTTCTTTTAAATAAGAAGAATTTGCAAATTTATTTGATGTATCAGCATTATAAAAGCGACGAGCGCTATTTATCAAAAAAAGAATATAACAACCTTTTAGACCGGCTTCCTGAATGGAGTCTCACTGTTGATCCTGCAAACTATGTTATCTGGAGTAACGAGGAATCAGAACTTGCAGAACATCTGCCACTTGCCGATTATCTGGAAAATCCAGAGATCCAAGCAGCGTTTCGCCAGCAAATAGGCGCTACTACCTTTCAGTTAGGGGTCCAATTACCTGCTGGGGATATCATTGACGCCGAGAAAAAAATCGCCGCTTTTCTAGCCGAATTAGATGGTCTCTATCAAAAATTATAA
- the atpD gene encoding F0F1 ATP synthase subunit beta translates to MSSGKIVQVIGPVVDVEFSLDQSLPDINNALVVYKNDEQKTKVVLEAALELGDGVIRTIAMESTDGLQRGMEVIDTGNSISVPVGRETLGRVFNVLGDTIDLQEPFPENADRSGIHKKAPSFDELSTSTEILETGIKVIDLLAPYLKGGKVGLFGGAGVGKTVLIQELIHNIAQEHGGISVFTGVGERTREGNDLYFEMKESGVIEKTAMVFGQMNEPPGARMRVALTGLTIAEYFRDVEGQDVLLFIDNIFRFTQAGSEVSALLGRMPSAVGYQPTLATEMGQLQERITSTKKGSITSIQAIYVPADDYTDPAPATAFAHLDATTNLERKLTEQGIYPAVDPLASSSSALAPEIVGEDHYEVATEVQHVLQRYRELQDIIAILGMDELSDEEKILVARARRIQFFLSQNFHVAEEFTGLPGSYVPVADTIRGFREILDGKHDDLPEEAFRNVGRIEEAVEKAKTLGY, encoded by the coding sequence ATGAGTTCAGGCAAGATTGTTCAAGTAATCGGTCCCGTTGTTGACGTGGAATTCTCATTAGATCAATCCTTACCAGATATTAACAACGCGCTGGTCGTTTATAAAAACGATGAGCAAAAAACAAAAGTTGTTTTAGAAGCCGCCTTAGAACTTGGTGATGGTGTTATCCGCACGATCGCTATGGAATCAACAGATGGTCTGCAACGTGGAATGGAAGTAATTGATACAGGCAATTCAATCTCTGTTCCGGTGGGGAGAGAAACATTGGGACGTGTCTTTAACGTATTGGGAGACACTATCGATTTACAAGAACCATTCCCAGAAAATGCAGATCGCAGCGGTATCCACAAAAAAGCGCCTAGCTTTGACGAGTTAAGCACAAGTACAGAAATCTTAGAAACAGGGATCAAAGTTATCGACTTATTAGCACCTTACTTAAAAGGTGGTAAAGTCGGACTATTCGGTGGTGCCGGTGTTGGTAAAACCGTATTGATCCAAGAATTGATCCATAATATCGCTCAAGAACACGGCGGTATCTCCGTATTTACCGGTGTTGGTGAACGTACTCGTGAAGGGAACGACCTTTACTTTGAAATGAAAGAATCCGGCGTTATCGAAAAAACAGCCATGGTATTCGGACAAATGAACGAGCCACCTGGTGCGCGGATGCGTGTTGCCTTGACTGGCTTGACAATTGCTGAATATTTCCGTGATGTTGAAGGACAAGATGTATTGCTGTTTATCGACAACATCTTCCGTTTCACGCAAGCCGGTTCAGAAGTTTCTGCCTTGCTTGGACGGATGCCGTCAGCCGTTGGTTACCAACCAACATTGGCGACTGAAATGGGACAATTGCAAGAACGGATCACTTCTACGAAGAAAGGTTCTATCACTTCGATCCAAGCGATCTACGTTCCTGCCGATGACTATACTGACCCAGCGCCAGCAACAGCTTTCGCCCATTTGGATGCTACGACCAACTTGGAACGTAAATTGACAGAACAAGGGATCTATCCTGCCGTTGACCCATTGGCTTCTTCTTCAAGTGCGTTGGCACCTGAAATCGTAGGGGAAGATCACTATGAAGTAGCGACAGAAGTCCAACATGTCTTGCAACGTTATCGTGAATTACAAGATATCATCGCCATCTTAGGGATGGATGAATTATCAGATGAAGAAAAAATATTGGTAGCCCGTGCGCGGAGAATTCAATTCTTCTTATCACAAAACTTCCACGTAGCTGAAGAATTTACTGGTCTGCCTGGTTCTTATGTACCAGTTGCTGATACAATCAGAGGCTTTAGAGAAATTTTGGATGGTAAACACGACGATCTTCCTGAAGAAGCCTTCCGTAATGTCGGCCGAATCGAAGAAGCAGTCGAAAAAGCTAAAACTTTAGGTTACTAG
- a CDS encoding F0F1 ATP synthase subunit epsilon, translating to MDNYLTVNVVTPAGIVYDHHAKIVVANTTNGELGILPKHMPIIAPLRIDEVRVKRTDSDTHVDWIAVNGGIMEVRDNVVSIIADSAERERDIDVSRAERAKQRAERMIEEAKQTENIDQLRRATVALHRAVNRINVSKHR from the coding sequence ATGGATAACTATTTAACAGTTAATGTGGTAACTCCAGCTGGAATCGTGTATGATCACCACGCAAAAATCGTGGTGGCTAATACAACGAACGGTGAACTAGGGATCTTGCCAAAACACATGCCAATCATCGCTCCTCTGAGAATCGATGAAGTACGGGTAAAACGTACCGACTCTGATACTCATGTGGACTGGATTGCCGTGAATGGCGGGATCATGGAAGTTCGTGACAACGTTGTTTCAATCATCGCTGACAGTGCGGAACGTGAACGAGACATCGATGTATCTCGGGCGGAGCGAGCAAAACAACGAGCAGAACGAATGATCGAAGAAGCCAAACAAACGGAAAACATCGATCAGCTTCGTCGTGCGACAGTTGCATTGCACCGTGCCGTAAACCGGATCAATGTATCAAAACACAGATAA
- a CDS encoding F0F1 ATP synthase subunit gamma: MGASLNEIKQRIASTKKTSQITNAMQMVSAAKLTKSEAHSKQFQVYASKVREVVTHLTASQLNDIYTGSESKGINYNSMLVSRPVKKTGYIVITSDGGLVGGYNSSILKQMMTMLTEDHKAPDEYVMIAIGGTGADFFKTRGIDLAYELRNLSDQPSFEEVRKIVTMATTMYQNEVFDELYVCYNHHINSLTSQFRVEKMLPITDLDPEEAESYQQEYLFEPSKEDILEQLLPQYAESLIYGAIVDAKTAEHAAGMTAMKTATDNAKNIIDDLTISYNRARQGAITQEITEIVAGASALE, from the coding sequence ATGGGTGCTTCTCTAAATGAAATCAAGCAACGAATTGCTTCTACTAAGAAGACCAGTCAAATCACCAACGCTATGCAGATGGTTTCTGCCGCAAAACTGACGAAATCAGAAGCTCACTCGAAACAATTTCAAGTGTATGCTTCAAAAGTTCGGGAAGTTGTTACACATTTAACCGCCAGCCAATTAAATGATATCTATACAGGTTCTGAATCAAAAGGAATCAATTATAACAGTATGCTGGTCAGCCGACCAGTTAAAAAGACCGGCTACATCGTCATCACTTCTGATGGCGGTCTAGTTGGCGGTTATAATAGTTCCATCTTAAAACAAATGATGACGATGCTGACAGAAGATCATAAAGCTCCGGATGAATATGTAATGATCGCGATCGGCGGAACAGGCGCCGACTTTTTCAAAACAAGAGGAATCGACTTAGCTTACGAACTTCGTAACCTTTCTGATCAACCTAGTTTTGAAGAAGTTCGTAAGATCGTGACGATGGCGACAACGATGTATCAAAACGAAGTGTTCGATGAATTATATGTTTGTTACAACCATCATATCAATTCATTGACAAGCCAATTTCGTGTTGAAAAAATGTTGCCGATCACGGACTTAGATCCTGAAGAAGCTGAAAGCTACCAACAAGAATATCTTTTTGAACCATCAAAAGAAGATATTTTGGAGCAGCTGCTTCCTCAATATGCAGAAAGCTTGATTTATGGAGCAATCGTTGATGCCAAGACAGCAGAACACGCTGCTGGTATGACAGCGATGAAAACTGCAACAGATAATGCGAAAAATATTATTGATGATTTGACGATTTCTTATAATCGGGCACGTCAAGGGGCAATTACCCAAGAAATTACCGAAATTGTTGCCGGAGCTTCGGCTTTAGAATAA
- a CDS encoding helix-turn-helix domain-containing protein: MPKRKMKLTPEKRVELVESYLNGEDSMTSLARTADISWAALRNWIMLYENGGPTGLLARRKNTHYTIETKIQAVNDYLNGLGSLSEITKKYGLRQSKQLRDWIKIYNTHGNFKTGSGGSQMSQSRKTTFKKRVEIVHYCIVHDHNYGKTATKYQVSYQQVRNWVLKYEEMGEAGLKDRRGHRAGTKPSRTPEEEMRDQLAEQERKIKRLEMENDLLKKVRELERKWD; this comes from the coding sequence ATGCCAAAAAGAAAGATGAAACTCACTCCAGAAAAACGAGTAGAACTAGTAGAGAGCTATTTGAATGGTGAAGACAGTATGACCAGCCTAGCTCGCACTGCAGACATTAGTTGGGCTGCTTTAAGGAACTGGATTATGCTTTATGAGAATGGGGGTCCTACTGGCTTATTAGCAAGACGGAAGAATACACACTATACAATTGAAACAAAGATTCAGGCTGTAAATGATTACCTAAATGGTTTAGGGAGTCTGTCGGAAATTACTAAGAAATACGGACTAAGACAGTCTAAACAACTACGAGATTGGATAAAGATATATAATACTCATGGAAACTTCAAAACAGGAAGCGGTGGAAGTCAAATGAGTCAATCAAGAAAAACAACCTTCAAAAAACGGGTGGAAATTGTCCATTATTGTATTGTGCATGATCATAACTATGGCAAAACGGCTACCAAGTATCAGGTATCGTACCAACAGGTACGTAATTGGGTACTAAAATATGAGGAAATGGGCGAAGCCGGCCTAAAAGATCGCCGAGGACATCGAGCTGGAACAAAACCCAGTCGGACACCTGAAGAAGAAATGCGTGATCAACTGGCTGAACAAGAACGCAAAATCAAACGGTTAGAAATGGAAAATGACCTCTTAAAAAAAGTCAGGGAGTTAGAAAGGAAGTGGGACTAG